The proteins below come from a single Bactrocera dorsalis isolate Fly_Bdor chromosome 5, ASM2337382v1, whole genome shotgun sequence genomic window:
- the LOC105226498 gene encoding enhancer of mRNA-decapping protein 3, with translation MGDGWLGKAVSIECDANLGVFQGVIKNITADVITIVRAFRNGIPLKKQDAEVNLRSTDIINISLLPTFNGHSTITTTDFKKPASVKLPNFANAGKIALALPERNDVFERDQASSLPNSTFPKDENPVGELAKGISKVKVDSGKYRSVQSLESKVFDNGKMHFNSSVKEFFGNLLPPKVEARLGSTQFPSSPNSVNVYDVDNFDTANMVGEEAASCSKPIDIKSKKILNGGFPNAPDIPGNGNGNTKTRYVNNGSNNNGNNRKQRKQLRKDNMKHSQTFGTSVDDPLIHEDFDFEGNLALFNKQAIWDIIESEQKPDLVRQTSISMQKYRHDENILVSEPVRLRQIENIFDGSTDFVTDEGLIIPTIPYFVRAKIENLAEKEGLSLPRQLDILARGVTDLAILILGGARRLTPTNYHQWPKVVIICTKSINLRNSDIGAATGRQMASHGLKVLLYMENENTTNKSREIGLFKATDNVIVYSVDELPTPDLVILSTDSKKLNSQVRKWLSENRASVLAVDPPPDGIDDVCIKYAILPILPLNGISSNNYGKLYLCNLGIPDKFYRDAGIKYKSPFGHKFVIPIHSKD, from the exons ATGGGAGATGGTTGGCTAGGCAAAGCGGTTTCCATAGAGTGCGACGCAAATTTAGGTGTATTTCAAGGAgttatcaaaaatataactGCAGACGTAATAACTATTGTACGAGCATTTCGGAATGGTATACCATTAAAAAAGCAAGATGCGGAGGTGAATTTACg ATCAACAGATATCATTAACATTTCCCTATTACCAACATTCAATGGACATAGTACTATCACAACCACTGATTTCAAAAAACCTGCATCTGTAAAACTGCCAAATTTCGCTAATGCTGGTAAAATTGCACTGGCCTTACCAGAGAGAAATGATGTATTTGAAAGAGATCAGGCTTCCTCATTACCAAATAGCACTTTTCCAAAAGATGAGAATCCTGTTGGTGAACTTGCAAAAGGAATATCAAAAGTGAAAGTTGACTCTGGCAAATATCGAAG TGTACAAAGTTTAGAAAGTAAAGTATTTGATaatggaaaaatgcattttaactCCAGTGTTAAAGAATTTTTCGGAAACTTGCTACCGCCAAAAGTCGAGGCTCGTTTGGGAAGTACACAATTTCCATCCTCACCAAATTCTGTGAACGTATACGATGTTGATAACTTTGATACTGCGAATATGGTGGGTGAAGAAGCGGCCTCTTGTTCCAAACCCATAGAtataaaatcaaagaaaatcctAAATGGTGGGTTTCCAAATGCACCCGATATTCCTGGTAACGGAAACGGAAATACAAAAACGCGATATGTTAATAACGGTTCAAATAACAATGGCAATAATcgtaaacaaagaaaacaacttAGAAAAGATAACATGAAACATAGCCAAACATTTGGCACGTCAGTCGATGATCCGCTGATACATGAGGATTTCGATTTTGAGGGCAATTTAGCACTGTTTAATAAACAAGCCATTTGGGACATAATTGAGTCTGAGCAAAAGCCAGATTTGGTGCGTCAAACTTCAATATCAATGCAAAAATACCGGCATGATGAAAATATATTGGTCAGTGAACCTGTAAGACTGagacaaattgaaaatattttcgatggATCTACTGATTTTGTTACGG ATGAAGGACTAATAATACCAACTATACCATATTTTGTACgtgcaaaaattgaaaatttagctGAAAAAGAAGGACTTTCCCTCCCACGACAATTGGACATACTTGCAAGAGGAGTAACTGATCTCGccatattaatattaggaggcGCTAGGAGACTTACACCAACCAACTACCACCAATGGCCAAAAGTTGTAATAATATGtacaaaatcaattaatttaag gAATAGTGACATTGGTGCTGCAACTGGACGTCAAATGGCGTCCCATGGTTTAAAAGTGTTACTTTATATGGAGAACGAAAATACAACTAACAAAAGCAGGGAAATTGGTCTCTTCAAAGCTACGGACAATGTTATTGTTTACTCCGTCGATG aattgcCTACACCGGACCTTGTAATCCTATCTAcggattcaaaaaaattaaatagccAAGTAAGGAAATGGTTGAGTGAAAATAG AGCATCTGTCCTTGCAGTAGACCCTCCCCCAGATGGAATTGATGATGTTTGCATAAAATATGCTATCTTACCGATATTACCTTTAAATGGCATTTCATCTAATAACTacggaaaattatatttatgtaatttagGCATACCAGATAAATTTTATCGTGATGCTGGGATCAAATACAAAAGTCCCTTCGGCCACAAATTTGTGATACCAATACACTCAAAAGATTAA